Genomic DNA from Caldicellulosiruptor hydrothermalis 108:
GAATGGGATACAAGGCTGTTGAGGCTGCTATAAAAGCAATAAAAGGTGAAAAACTACCTAAGAAGATTGATAGCGGATTTTATTGGTATGACAAGAAAAATGTAGATTCACCGCAAATAAAGCCACTGCTCTATCAATAGTGGAAAGTGGGCTCCTCATATCCTTTTATATGAGGGGCCCACTTTGATGGTTGCGGGTTTTAAGCTATTTTCATAGATTTGTTGGGAGGTATTTCCATGAGCATAGTTTGTTTTGGAGAAGCGCTTATTGATTTTTTGAACGTAGAAGGAAATTTGTTTGAAGCCAATATTGGGGGTGGACCTACTAATGTAGCAGGTGCTATTGCAAAGTGGGGTGGAAAAACTTTTCTTATTTCTAAAGTAGGGAACGATATGTTTGGAAGAATGATAAAAAATAAATTAGAAGAAATAGGGGTAGACGTGTCTGGACTAAAGATTACTGATCAATATTTTACTACCCTTGCATTTGTAAAAGTTGACGAAAGAGGAGAAAGATCGTTTAGTTTTTCAAGAAAACATGGTGCAGATGTTTACATAACTCCGGATGAAATTGAAGAGGAAATAATAAAATCTTCAAAGATTCTCCACTTCAGCTCTTTATCTATGACACATAACACTAACAGAAAGACAACATTTCATATTTTGGAAATTGCAAAGAACAATGGATTATTAATTTCCTATGATCCAAATTTTAGAGAGCCGCTATGGGAAAGCAAAAACCTGGCAATAGATACAATCATGCTTCCTATCAAATTAGGTTACGTAGATATATTAAAAGTTTCCTTGGAAGAAGTAAATCTTTATGCTCTCTATCCAGAAGATTTTTACCAGATGATCAAAGATAAAGTAAAACTTCTATTTGTTACAATGGGGGAAAAAGGAACTATTGTGTTTTGCGGTGGCAATAAAGAAAGAGTACCATCTATCGAGGTTACAGCTGTCGATACAACAGGATGTGGAGACTGTTTTATGGCTTTAATCTTGTTCGAAATTTGGAAAATAGGCACGTTAAAAGATATTTCGTTTGGAAAGTTAATAGAAATAACAAGAAAAGCGAATGTTGCAGGAGCTCTTTGTGCAACAAAAAAAGGAGCCTTGCCAGCTGTTCCAGATTATAATGAGATTGAGAGGGTTCTTTCGAAACCTAATACAAATTTTGAAAGGTAAAATCAAAGAAGGAGTAGAAGAGAAATGGAAAAAATCAATTTTAACATCCAAGAAGGTCCTTTTTCACCTACTTGGGAATCATTAAGACAATTCAAATGCCCTCAATGGTTTTTGGATGCAAAGTTTGGAATTTGGGCGCACTGGGGACCTCAGAGTGTTCCAATGTATGGGGATTGGTATGCAAGAAATATCTACAGAGAAGGAGAGCCACAATATTACTATCACTGGCGAAAATATGATCACCCTTCAAAGGTTGGTTACAAAGACATAGTTCAGATGTGGAAAGCCGAAAGGTTTAAGCCGGAGGAACTAATTGATCTGTATATCAAAGCAGGTGCAAGGTATTTTGTTGCTCAGGCTGTTCACCACGATAACTTTGATAACTGGAATTCTCGGTACCATAGGTGGAATGCAGTAAATATGGGCCCGAAGAAAGATATTGTTGGAATGTGGTGCAAAGCCGCAAGGGAAAGAGGACTTCCGTTTGGTGTATCAGAACATCTGGCTGCAAGCTTTTCATGGTTTGCACCAAGTAAAGGGCATGACACAAAAGGATCATATAAAGGTATCCCATATGATGGAAATGATCCGGCCTATGAGGATTTTTATCATCCAAATAGGGACGAGTACGAATTGGAAAAACAGCATGGGAAGATTGTCAATTGGTACTCGCCCAATCCCCAGTGGCATATGAAATGGTTTTTAAGAATCAAAGATTTGATTGACCAATATGAACCAGACTTTTTATATACAGACGGCGGTGTTCCTTTTGGAGAAGTTGGACTCAATATTGTCGCGCATCTTTACAATACAAGTGCAAAGAATCACGGTGGTATAAACCAAGCAGTGCACACTCAAAAAGACACAAACCCAGAAGTCTATAAAATTGGTGTTTTGGACATTGAACGTGGAGCAGCCGAAGATATTCTATCTCATCCATGGCAGACGGATACATGTTTAGGTGGCTGGTTTTATGATGTTAGAGCGGTTTATAAAACCCCGCAACAGGTAATTGAAATGCTTATTGATATTGTCAGCAAAGGTGGAAACCTTCTTTTGAATATTCCGCAAAAACCAGATGGCACGCTGGATGATGAATGTCTTTATATTCTTGATGAGATTGCAAAATGGATGAGAGTAAATGGAGAAGGTATATATGGGACGCGTCCATGGAAAAGATATAGAGAAGGTCCGACAAAAGGGCAAGGTGGAGCTTTTCAGGAGAAAAAACTTGAGTGGACGCCAGAGGATTTTAGATTTACCCAAAAAGATGGAAAAATTTTTGCCTTTCAAATGAAGTATCCAGGGGACCACAAGGCAATCATCAAAAGTTTGGGATTATCAAGTGGTATTTTTGTAAAAAAAGTAAAACTTTTGGGATTTGAAGGTAAGCTTGAATTTGACCAGTTAGAAAACGCTTTGGTCATCAAATTGCCAGAAAAGTGGTATGACACAGGATATCCACATTGTTTTTGCATAGAGTGAAACTTCCTGTTCAGGGCTATTCCGTAAAGAAAGAGGAATAGCCCTGATGATTTTATCTGCTTTTTTAAAACTTTTTTGATCTTAAAATCAAATTCACAATGCTCTTTGTAGTTTCTTTAAGTAGTCGTGGTGCCTCCTTTAGGCATCTGTCGAGTGATGATGCCATATCAACAATAGAGAAAATTGAGGTTATACCTTCTTTTGTGTACTCTTCAAAAGGACAATCAATTGACCCTGAAATAACAATTACCATTTTGCCAAACTTTGCACCAAGTCTTGCAATTCCAATTGTAGATTTTCCAGATAAGCTTTGCCTGTCAAATCTTCCTTCACCGGTGATGATAATATCTGCCGATTTGACGTGTTCTTCAGCGTTCGAAGCGCTTAGTATATAATCTATTCCCGAGACATACTGAGCGTTCAAAAAAGCCAAAAGTGCAAATCCCAAGCCCCCTGCAGCACCAGCTCCACTTGAGGTTGATAGGTCTTTTCCAAGATACTGTTTGGCGACATTTGCAAAATTTTTTAATCCTTCATCAAGAAGCTTTACAGCATTTTCATCTGCCCCTTTTTGAGGTGCAAACACATACGCTGCACCGTTTTCTCCGTACAATGGATTTGTAACATCGCACAGAACTGTAAATTTTACTTTGCGAACATCTTTCAAAAATTCTGAATCATCTATCTTTTTTATTTTAATCAAGTTTTCTCCGATTGGTTTTAACTCTTCTCCATTTTCATTCAAAAATTTCATTCCAAGCGCGCTCAGCATTCCTGTACCTGCATCATTTGTTGCAGAGCCGCCAATGCCAATGATGATTTCTTTAACTCCTTTTGAAATTGCGTATTTGATGAGTTCACCAACACCATATGTTGTTGTGTAAAGAGGATTTCTTTCTTCATCTTTTAAAAGAAGAAGACCTGAACATTCTGCCATTTCAATGATTGCTTTGTCTTCAAAAAATCCTATCCTGCTTTTGATCTTCCTAAAAAGAGGGTCATTTACCTCAACCTGTTCTATTTTGGCACCAAAAATTTTAGATAGAGCTGTCAGGGTTCCTTCTCCACCGTCGGCAAGCGGAAGCTGAAAAACTTCTGCACCTTTGTCAACCTCAACAATAGCTTCTTTTATTATTTCGGATGCGACTAAAGCGTCAAACGATCCCTTATATTTATCCGGTGCAACCAAATATTTCAATAAGATTTCCCCCTTTCTTATCAATCAAGAGCTTACATTTATATTTTACCAAAATTTTTATCAGATGCTTTGTGTTTTTAGAGTAAAAATCCTTGTCCAAGCAATTGACATTGACAATATAATGTATTAGAATATTTTATGTTTTAAAATGAGGCCCCGAGTATGAGTTGATAATATAGATTTTCAGAAAACAAAATTTCAAAAGGAGTGTAGGGAGAAGCGATGAAGACATACCTTGCAAAACCAAACGAGGTTCCAAAGAAGTGGTATGTTATTGATGCAACAGGAAAGCCGCTTGGAAGGCTTGCAGCTAAAATTGCTGTGATTTTGAGAGGCAAGCACAAACCGCAGTTTACTCCAAATGTTGACACTGGCGACTATGTTATTGTAATCAATGCTGAAAAGGTTGTGTTGACTGGCAAAAAGCTTGACAAGGATGGATACAGATATCATACAAAGTATCCAGGTGGACTCAAGTTCATACCATATCGCAGACTTCTTGAAAAGCATCCAGAGAAGGCAATTGAGATTGCGGTGCGCGGAATGCTTCCTAAAAATAGGCTGAGAGATAGGTTCATGAGAAAGCTCAAAGTTTACAGAGGACCAAATCACCCACATGCAGCACAGAAGCCAGAAGTACTGGAAATATAGTTTTGTAAGGGGAGGATATGAAAGTGGCGCAGGTAAAATACTATGCAACTGGTAGAAGAAAAACTTCTGTTGCAAAGGTTTGGGTTTCACCTGGAAGTGGCAAAATTATTGTGAACGATAAGAACATGGAAGAGTATTTTCCTCTTGAGACATTGAGAATTATTGTAAAGCAGCCATTGACACTTACTGAAACGCTCAACAAATATGATGTGATTGCAAAGGTTAAAGGCGGCGGTCTTTCTGGTCAAGCGGGTGCAGTAAGACATGGAATTGCAAGAGCACTTGTGCTTGCTGACCCAACTTTAAGACCAGTTTTGAAAAAGGCAGGATTTCTTACAAGAGATCCACGTATGGTGGAGAGAAAGAAATACGGTCTCAAGAAAGCAAGAAGAGCACCCCAGTTCTCGAAAAGATAAAAGAATTTTTGCAGCTCCTTTTTCCAAGGAGCTTTTATTTTTGCAATTTAGAAGTTTTTCTCTTTCACCTATTGACAATTTACAAAGAAGAGAATATAATAAAATTGTAATTGCCAATGGGGGCATACCAAAAAAGGTATGTCCCCATTTTGCATTTTAGGCGGATATAGACTTTCAAAATAAAATTTGGGGGTGTTTTGGATGAACTATGCTGATATTGTATGGGTTTTAATTTCAACTGCTTTGGTTATGCTGATGACACCAGCAGTAGGTCTTTTTTATGGTGGTATGGTCAGAAGAAAAAACCTTCTTTCCACAATTACCATGTCAGCACTGACTCTGGGACTTATCAGCATTGAATGGGTTTTGATTGGTTACAGCATGGCTTTTGGACCTGACAAGTTTGGACTGATTGGGAGCTTTGAGTGGGCAGGATTAAAAAATGTTGGATATAAGCCTAACCCTGACTATGCAGCAACAATCCCACACCTTTTGTTCATGGCATTTCAGATGATGTTTGCAGCAATTACTCCTGCACTTATTGTAGGTGCTTATGTTGAGAGAATAAAATTTAGCAGTTATATACTTTTTACATTACTATGGTCAATATTTGTCTACAACCCTGTTGCACATTGGGTGTGGGCAAAAGGTGGATGGCTCAAAAACTTGGGAGCACTTGACTTTGCAGGAGGTACTGTTGTCCACATCACTGCAGGTAGTTCAGCTTTGGCACTGTCGCTTGTGCTAAGAAAAAGAAAGGACTTTGGCAAAGTTCAGATGGAGCCAAATAATATTCCTTTAACACTTGTTGGGGCGTTTTTGCTTTGGTTTGGCTGGTTCGGGTTCAACGGCGGTAGCAGCCTTGCTGCAAACGAGATTGGTGTCAACGCATTTGTTGTAACAAATATTGCTGCTGCATCAGCTGCAGTTTCTTGGATGATTATAAGCTGGCTTTACAAAAAACCAAGCGCAATTGGAATTGCAACAGGTGCAGTGGTTGGGCTTGTTGCAATAACACCTGCATCAGGTTATGTAAACTCTCTTTCAGCAATTGTTATTGGTGCAGTTGCATCTATAATATCGTTCTACTGTATTAGACTTAGAGAAAGATTAGAACTTGATGAGACGTTAGATGTTTGGGCTTGCCACGGAATGGGTGGAACTTGGGGGGCGCTTGCAACAGGCATATTTGCAAGCAAGGCTGTAAATCCAGCAGGAAACGATGGGCTCTTGCTTGGAAACTACAAGCTGTTTTTTGTTCAACTTATCTCGGTGTTAGTTGTTTGGGCATTTTCGTTTATTGTGACCATAATAACTTCAAAAGTGATTGACAGAACAGTTGGCTTGGCTGTGACATATGAAGAGGAGACTGTTGGTCTTGACATATCCCAGCATGGCGAAGAGGCTTATGGCGGAATTTAATTTTGGGGGTGTTTTGAGATGAAGAAAATAGAAGCCATCATAAGAGAGGAAAAGCTCAACGACCTCAAAGAGTGCCTTGAAAGAGAGGGCATATACGGAATGACAGTTATGAGAGTTAAAGGAAGAGGTATACAGCGCGGTATTACCTTGCAGTGGAGAGCCGGAAGCTACACTGTAGACCTTCTTCCAAAAGTGCTTGTGATGATTGTTGTGAGTGATGAGAAGTTTGAAAAGGTGATTGACATTATTTTGGAGTGCTGTTCAACAGGAAATCCAGGGGATGGTAAGATTTTTGTATCAGAGGTAAGTGAGGTTATAAGAATTAGCAGCAAGGAAAGAAACGTGAGGCTGTGAAAT
This window encodes:
- a CDS encoding glycerate kinase, with protein sequence MKYLVAPDKYKGSFDALVASEIIKEAIVEVDKGAEVFQLPLADGGEGTLTALSKIFGAKIEQVEVNDPLFRKIKSRIGFFEDKAIIEMAECSGLLLLKDEERNPLYTTTYGVGELIKYAISKGVKEIIIGIGGSATNDAGTGMLSALGMKFLNENGEELKPIGENLIKIKKIDDSEFLKDVRKVKFTVLCDVTNPLYGENGAAYVFAPQKGADENAVKLLDEGLKNFANVAKQYLGKDLSTSSGAGAAGGLGFALLAFLNAQYVSGIDYILSASNAEEHVKSADIIITGEGRFDRQSLSGKSTIGIARLGAKFGKMVIVISGSIDCPFEEYTKEGITSIFSIVDMASSLDRCLKEAPRLLKETTKSIVNLILRSKKF
- a CDS encoding alpha-L-fucosidase; translated protein: MEKINFNIQEGPFSPTWESLRQFKCPQWFLDAKFGIWAHWGPQSVPMYGDWYARNIYREGEPQYYYHWRKYDHPSKVGYKDIVQMWKAERFKPEELIDLYIKAGARYFVAQAVHHDNFDNWNSRYHRWNAVNMGPKKDIVGMWCKAARERGLPFGVSEHLAASFSWFAPSKGHDTKGSYKGIPYDGNDPAYEDFYHPNRDEYELEKQHGKIVNWYSPNPQWHMKWFLRIKDLIDQYEPDFLYTDGGVPFGEVGLNIVAHLYNTSAKNHGGINQAVHTQKDTNPEVYKIGVLDIERGAAEDILSHPWQTDTCLGGWFYDVRAVYKTPQQVIEMLIDIVSKGGNLLLNIPQKPDGTLDDECLYILDEIAKWMRVNGEGIYGTRPWKRYREGPTKGQGGAFQEKKLEWTPEDFRFTQKDGKIFAFQMKYPGDHKAIIKSLGLSSGIFVKKVKLLGFEGKLEFDQLENALVIKLPEKWYDTGYPHCFCIE
- a CDS encoding P-II family nitrogen regulator — protein: MKKIEAIIREEKLNDLKECLEREGIYGMTVMRVKGRGIQRGITLQWRAGSYTVDLLPKVLVMIVVSDEKFEKVIDIILECCSTGNPGDGKIFVSEVSEVIRISSKERNVRL
- a CDS encoding ammonium transporter, with amino-acid sequence MNYADIVWVLISTALVMLMTPAVGLFYGGMVRRKNLLSTITMSALTLGLISIEWVLIGYSMAFGPDKFGLIGSFEWAGLKNVGYKPNPDYAATIPHLLFMAFQMMFAAITPALIVGAYVERIKFSSYILFTLLWSIFVYNPVAHWVWAKGGWLKNLGALDFAGGTVVHITAGSSALALSLVLRKRKDFGKVQMEPNNIPLTLVGAFLLWFGWFGFNGGSSLAANEIGVNAFVVTNIAAASAAVSWMIISWLYKKPSAIGIATGAVVGLVAITPASGYVNSLSAIVIGAVASIISFYCIRLRERLELDETLDVWACHGMGGTWGALATGIFASKAVNPAGNDGLLLGNYKLFFVQLISVLVVWAFSFIVTIITSKVIDRTVGLAVTYEEETVGLDISQHGEEAYGGI
- the rplM gene encoding 50S ribosomal protein L13 codes for the protein MKTYLAKPNEVPKKWYVIDATGKPLGRLAAKIAVILRGKHKPQFTPNVDTGDYVIVINAEKVVLTGKKLDKDGYRYHTKYPGGLKFIPYRRLLEKHPEKAIEIAVRGMLPKNRLRDRFMRKLKVYRGPNHPHAAQKPEVLEI
- a CDS encoding carbohydrate kinase family protein — encoded protein: MSIVCFGEALIDFLNVEGNLFEANIGGGPTNVAGAIAKWGGKTFLISKVGNDMFGRMIKNKLEEIGVDVSGLKITDQYFTTLAFVKVDERGERSFSFSRKHGADVYITPDEIEEEIIKSSKILHFSSLSMTHNTNRKTTFHILEIAKNNGLLISYDPNFREPLWESKNLAIDTIMLPIKLGYVDILKVSLEEVNLYALYPEDFYQMIKDKVKLLFVTMGEKGTIVFCGGNKERVPSIEVTAVDTTGCGDCFMALILFEIWKIGTLKDISFGKLIEITRKANVAGALCATKKGALPAVPDYNEIERVLSKPNTNFER
- the rpsI gene encoding 30S ribosomal protein S9, which encodes MAQVKYYATGRRKTSVAKVWVSPGSGKIIVNDKNMEEYFPLETLRIIVKQPLTLTETLNKYDVIAKVKGGGLSGQAGAVRHGIARALVLADPTLRPVLKKAGFLTRDPRMVERKKYGLKKARRAPQFSKR